A single genomic interval of Armigeres subalbatus isolate Guangzhou_Male chromosome 1, GZ_Asu_2, whole genome shotgun sequence harbors:
- the LOC134223885 gene encoding uncharacterized protein LOC134223885 isoform X7, translated as MGRITSIGALVLLLACAIHCTDNIKSDKVKRSEDASEGLHSEQSKRSLPDAELQQASMSKRETQRDPSLKLRFGQAKRSLTDLDQPHESMDKRYAQRDPSLKLRFGQAKRSLTDLDQPHGSMDKRYAQRDPSLKLRFGQAKRSLTDLDLNDDNEPHGLMDKRYAQRDPSLKLRFGQAKRSLTDLDLNDDNQPHGLMDKRYAQRDPSLKLRFGQAKRSLTDLDLNDDNEPHGLMDKRYAQRDPSLKLRFGQAKRSLTDLDLNDDNEPHGLMDKRYAQRDPSLKLRFGQAKRSLTDLDFDDENQPHGLMDKRYAQRDPTTRLRFGQAKRSLTNLDFNDDNESHGLMDKRYAQRDPSLKLRFGQAKRSLLDLDYPEDYQPDGFIEKRNAEANLPEDQVPPGRYNFGLGR; from the exons ATGGGGAGGATTACAAGCATTGGCGCACTTGTTCTCTTACTGGCATGCGCAATTCATTGCACGGACAACATTAAATCCGACAAAGTTAAGCGTTCCG AAGATGCTTCGGAAGGACTTCATTCTGAACAATCCAAGCGTTCACTTCCTGATGCAGAGCTGCAGCAAGCGTCGATGAGTAAGCGTGAAACTCAAA GAGATCCCTCGTTAAAACTGCGTTTTGGACAAGCCAAGCGTTCGCTTACAGATCTGGATCAGCCTCATGAGTCAATGGATAAGCGTTATGCTCAAA GAGATCCATCGTTAAAACTGCGTTTTGGACAAGCCAAGCGATCGCTTACAGATCTGGATCAGCCCCATGGGTCAATGGATAAACGTTATGCGCAGA GAGATCCCTCGTTAAAACTACGTTTTGGACAAGCCAAGCGTTCGCTTACAGATCTGGATCTTAACGATGACAACGAGCCACATGGATTGATGGATAAGCGTTATGCTCAGA GAGATCCCTCGTTAAAACTGCGTTTTGGACAAGCCAAGCGTTCGCTTACAGATCTGGATCTTAATGATGACAACCAGCCACATGGGTTGATGGATAAGCGTTATGCTCAGA GAGATCCATCGTTAAAACTGCGTTTTGGTCAAGCCAAGCGTTCGCTTACAGATCTGGATCTTAACGATGACAACGAGCCACATGGGTTGATGGATAAGCGTTATGCTCAGA GAGATCCTTCGTTAAAACTGCGTTTTGGACAAGCCAAGCGTTCGCTTACAGATCTGGATCTTAACGATGACAACGAGCCACATGGGTTGATGGATAAGCGTTATGCTCAGA GAGATCCTTCGTTAAAACTGCGATTTGGACAAGCCAAGCGTTCGCTTACAGATTTGGATTTTGACGATGAAAACCAGCCACATGGGTTGATGGATAAGCGTTATGCTCAGA GGGATCCCACGACCAGGCTGCGATTTGGACAAGCCAAGCGTTCACTTACAAATCTGGATTTTAACGATGACAACGAGTCACATGGGTTAATGGATAAGCGTTATGCTCAGA GAGATCCCTCGTTAAAACTGCGTTTTGGACAAGCCAAGCGTTCGCTTCTTGACCTAGATTATCCCGAAGACTACCAGCCGGATGGGTTCATCGAGAAACGTAATGCTGAAG CCAATCTACCTGAAGATCAAGTGCCCCCTGGTCGGTACAACTTCGGTCTCGGACGTTAA
- the LOC134223885 gene encoding short neuropeptide F-like isoform X12 gives MGRITSIGALVLLLACAIHCTDNIKSDKVKRSEDASEGLHSEQSKRSLPDAELQQASMSKRETQRDPSLKLRFGQAKRSLTDLDQPHESMDKRYAQRDPSLKLRFGQAKRSLTDLDQPHGSMDKRYAQRDPSLKLRFGQAKRSLTDLDLNDDNQPHGLMDKRYAQRDPSLKLRFGQAKRSLTDLDLNDDNEPHGLMDKRYAQRDPSLKLRFGQAKRSLTDLDLNDDNEPHGLMDKRYAQRDPSLKLRFGQAKRSLTDLDFDDENQPHGLMDKRYAQRDPTTRLRFGQAKRSLTNLDFNDDNESHGLMDKRYAQRDPSLKLRFGQAKRSLLDLDYPEDYQPDGFIEKRNAEANLPEDQVPPGRYNFGLGR, from the exons ATGGGGAGGATTACAAGCATTGGCGCACTTGTTCTCTTACTGGCATGCGCAATTCATTGCACGGACAACATTAAATCCGACAAAGTTAAGCGTTCCG AAGATGCTTCGGAAGGACTTCATTCTGAACAATCCAAGCGTTCACTTCCTGATGCAGAGCTGCAGCAAGCGTCGATGAGTAAGCGTGAAACTCAAA GAGATCCCTCGTTAAAACTGCGTTTTGGACAAGCCAAGCGTTCGCTTACAGATCTGGATCAGCCTCATGAGTCAATGGATAAGCGTTATGCTCAAA GAGATCCATCGTTAAAACTGCGTTTTGGACAAGCCAAGCGATCGCTTACAGATCTGGATCAGCCCCATGGGTCAATGGATAAACGTTATGCGCAGA GAGATCCCTCGTTAAAACTGCGTTTTGGACAAGCCAAGCGTTCGCTTACAGATCTGGATCTTAATGATGACAACCAGCCACATGGGTTGATGGATAAGCGTTATGCTCAGA GAGATCCATCGTTAAAACTGCGTTTTGGTCAAGCCAAGCGTTCGCTTACAGATCTGGATCTTAACGATGACAACGAGCCACATGGGTTGATGGATAAGCGTTATGCTCAGA GAGATCCTTCGTTAAAACTGCGTTTTGGACAAGCCAAGCGTTCGCTTACAGATCTGGATCTTAACGATGACAACGAGCCACATGGGTTGATGGATAAGCGTTATGCTCAGA GAGATCCTTCGTTAAAACTGCGATTTGGACAAGCCAAGCGTTCGCTTACAGATTTGGATTTTGACGATGAAAACCAGCCACATGGGTTGATGGATAAGCGTTATGCTCAGA GGGATCCCACGACCAGGCTGCGATTTGGACAAGCCAAGCGTTCACTTACAAATCTGGATTTTAACGATGACAACGAGTCACATGGGTTAATGGATAAGCGTTATGCTCAGA GAGATCCCTCGTTAAAACTGCGTTTTGGACAAGCCAAGCGTTCGCTTCTTGACCTAGATTATCCCGAAGACTACCAGCCGGATGGGTTCATCGAGAAACGTAATGCTGAAG CCAATCTACCTGAAGATCAAGTGCCCCCTGGTCGGTACAACTTCGGTCTCGGACGTTAA
- the LOC134223885 gene encoding uncharacterized protein LOC134223885 isoform X1, translating to MGRITSIGALVLLLACAIHCTDNIKSDKVKRSEDASEGLHSEQSKRSLPDAELQQASMSKRETQRDPSLKLRFGQAKRSLTDLDQPHESMDKRYAQRDPSLKLRFGQAKRSLTDLDLNDDNQPHGLMDKRFAQRDPSLKLRFGQAKRSLTDLDQPHGSMDKRYAQRDPSLKLRFGQAKRSLTDLDLNDDNEPHGLMDKRYAQRDPSLKLRFGQAKRSLTDLDLNDDNQPHGLMDKRYAQRDPSLKLRFGQAKRSLTDLDLNDDNEPHGLMDKRYAQRDPSLKLRFGQAKRSLTDLDLNDDNEPHGLMDKRYAQRDPSLKLRFGQAKRSLTDLDFDDENQPHGLMDKRYAQRDPTTRLRFGQAKRSLTNLDFNDDNESHGLMDKRYAQRDPSLKLRFGQAKRSLLDLDYPEDYQPDGFIEKRNAEANLPEDQVPPGRYNFGLGR from the exons ATGGGGAGGATTACAAGCATTGGCGCACTTGTTCTCTTACTGGCATGCGCAATTCATTGCACGGACAACATTAAATCCGACAAAGTTAAGCGTTCCG AAGATGCTTCGGAAGGACTTCATTCTGAACAATCCAAGCGTTCACTTCCTGATGCAGAGCTGCAGCAAGCGTCGATGAGTAAGCGTGAAACTCAAA GAGATCCCTCGTTAAAACTGCGTTTTGGACAAGCCAAGCGTTCGCTTACAGATCTGGATCAGCCTCATGAGTCAATGGATAAGCGTTATGCTCAAA GAGATCCCTCGTTAAAACTACGTTTTGGACAAGCCAAGCGTTCGCTTACAGATCTGGATCTTAATGATGACAACCAGCCACATGGGTTGATGGATAAGCGTTTTGCTCAGA GAGATCCATCGTTAAAACTGCGTTTTGGACAAGCCAAGCGATCGCTTACAGATCTGGATCAGCCCCATGGGTCAATGGATAAACGTTATGCGCAGA GAGATCCCTCGTTAAAACTACGTTTTGGACAAGCCAAGCGTTCGCTTACAGATCTGGATCTTAACGATGACAACGAGCCACATGGATTGATGGATAAGCGTTATGCTCAGA GAGATCCCTCGTTAAAACTGCGTTTTGGACAAGCCAAGCGTTCGCTTACAGATCTGGATCTTAATGATGACAACCAGCCACATGGGTTGATGGATAAGCGTTATGCTCAGA GAGATCCATCGTTAAAACTGCGTTTTGGTCAAGCCAAGCGTTCGCTTACAGATCTGGATCTTAACGATGACAACGAGCCACATGGGTTGATGGATAAGCGTTATGCTCAGA GAGATCCTTCGTTAAAACTGCGTTTTGGACAAGCCAAGCGTTCGCTTACAGATCTGGATCTTAACGATGACAACGAGCCACATGGGTTGATGGATAAGCGTTATGCTCAGA GAGATCCTTCGTTAAAACTGCGATTTGGACAAGCCAAGCGTTCGCTTACAGATTTGGATTTTGACGATGAAAACCAGCCACATGGGTTGATGGATAAGCGTTATGCTCAGA GGGATCCCACGACCAGGCTGCGATTTGGACAAGCCAAGCGTTCACTTACAAATCTGGATTTTAACGATGACAACGAGTCACATGGGTTAATGGATAAGCGTTATGCTCAGA GAGATCCCTCGTTAAAACTGCGTTTTGGACAAGCCAAGCGTTCGCTTCTTGACCTAGATTATCCCGAAGACTACCAGCCGGATGGGTTCATCGAGAAACGTAATGCTGAAG CCAATCTACCTGAAGATCAAGTGCCCCCTGGTCGGTACAACTTCGGTCTCGGACGTTAA
- the LOC134223885 gene encoding uncharacterized protein LOC134223885 isoform X3, with amino-acid sequence MGRITSIGALVLLLACAIHCTDNIKSDKVKRSEDASEGLHSEQSKRSLPDAELQQASMSKRETQRDPSLKLRFGQAKRSLTDLDLNDDNQPHGLMDKRFAQRDPSLKLRFGQAKRSLTDLDQPHGSMDKRYAQRDPSLKLRFGQAKRSLTDLDLNDDNEPHGLMDKRYAQRDPSLKLRFGQAKRSLTDLDLNDDNQPHGLMDKRYAQRDPSLKLRFGQAKRSLTDLDLNDDNEPHGLMDKRYAQRDPSLKLRFGQAKRSLTDLDLNDDNEPHGLMDKRYAQRDPSLKLRFGQAKRSLTDLDFDDENQPHGLMDKRYAQRDPTTRLRFGQAKRSLTNLDFNDDNESHGLMDKRYAQRDPSLKLRFGQAKRSLLDLDYPEDYQPDGFIEKRNAEANLPEDQVPPGRYNFGLGR; translated from the exons ATGGGGAGGATTACAAGCATTGGCGCACTTGTTCTCTTACTGGCATGCGCAATTCATTGCACGGACAACATTAAATCCGACAAAGTTAAGCGTTCCG AAGATGCTTCGGAAGGACTTCATTCTGAACAATCCAAGCGTTCACTTCCTGATGCAGAGCTGCAGCAAGCGTCGATGAGTAAGCGTGAAACTCAAA GAGATCCCTCGTTAAAACTACGTTTTGGACAAGCCAAGCGTTCGCTTACAGATCTGGATCTTAATGATGACAACCAGCCACATGGGTTGATGGATAAGCGTTTTGCTCAGA GAGATCCATCGTTAAAACTGCGTTTTGGACAAGCCAAGCGATCGCTTACAGATCTGGATCAGCCCCATGGGTCAATGGATAAACGTTATGCGCAGA GAGATCCCTCGTTAAAACTACGTTTTGGACAAGCCAAGCGTTCGCTTACAGATCTGGATCTTAACGATGACAACGAGCCACATGGATTGATGGATAAGCGTTATGCTCAGA GAGATCCCTCGTTAAAACTGCGTTTTGGACAAGCCAAGCGTTCGCTTACAGATCTGGATCTTAATGATGACAACCAGCCACATGGGTTGATGGATAAGCGTTATGCTCAGA GAGATCCATCGTTAAAACTGCGTTTTGGTCAAGCCAAGCGTTCGCTTACAGATCTGGATCTTAACGATGACAACGAGCCACATGGGTTGATGGATAAGCGTTATGCTCAGA GAGATCCTTCGTTAAAACTGCGTTTTGGACAAGCCAAGCGTTCGCTTACAGATCTGGATCTTAACGATGACAACGAGCCACATGGGTTGATGGATAAGCGTTATGCTCAGA GAGATCCTTCGTTAAAACTGCGATTTGGACAAGCCAAGCGTTCGCTTACAGATTTGGATTTTGACGATGAAAACCAGCCACATGGGTTGATGGATAAGCGTTATGCTCAGA GGGATCCCACGACCAGGCTGCGATTTGGACAAGCCAAGCGTTCACTTACAAATCTGGATTTTAACGATGACAACGAGTCACATGGGTTAATGGATAAGCGTTATGCTCAGA GAGATCCCTCGTTAAAACTGCGTTTTGGACAAGCCAAGCGTTCGCTTCTTGACCTAGATTATCCCGAAGACTACCAGCCGGATGGGTTCATCGAGAAACGTAATGCTGAAG CCAATCTACCTGAAGATCAAGTGCCCCCTGGTCGGTACAACTTCGGTCTCGGACGTTAA
- the LOC134223885 gene encoding uncharacterized protein LOC134223885 isoform X5, whose translation MGRITSIGALVLLLACAIHCTDNIKSDKVKRSEDASEGLHSEQSKRSLPDAELQQASMSKRETQRDPSLKLRFGQAKRSLTDLDQPHESMDKRYAQRDPSLKLRFGQAKRSLTDLDLNDDNQPHGLMDKRFAQRDPSLKLRFGQAKRSLTDLDQPHGSMDKRYAQRDPSLKLRFGQAKRSLTDLDLNDDNEPHGLMDKRYAQRDPSLKLRFGQAKRSLTDLDLNDDNEPHGLMDKRYAQRDPSLKLRFGQAKRSLTDLDLNDDNEPHGLMDKRYAQRDPSLKLRFGQAKRSLTDLDFDDENQPHGLMDKRYAQRDPTTRLRFGQAKRSLTNLDFNDDNESHGLMDKRYAQRDPSLKLRFGQAKRSLLDLDYPEDYQPDGFIEKRNAEANLPEDQVPPGRYNFGLGR comes from the exons ATGGGGAGGATTACAAGCATTGGCGCACTTGTTCTCTTACTGGCATGCGCAATTCATTGCACGGACAACATTAAATCCGACAAAGTTAAGCGTTCCG AAGATGCTTCGGAAGGACTTCATTCTGAACAATCCAAGCGTTCACTTCCTGATGCAGAGCTGCAGCAAGCGTCGATGAGTAAGCGTGAAACTCAAA GAGATCCCTCGTTAAAACTGCGTTTTGGACAAGCCAAGCGTTCGCTTACAGATCTGGATCAGCCTCATGAGTCAATGGATAAGCGTTATGCTCAAA GAGATCCCTCGTTAAAACTACGTTTTGGACAAGCCAAGCGTTCGCTTACAGATCTGGATCTTAATGATGACAACCAGCCACATGGGTTGATGGATAAGCGTTTTGCTCAGA GAGATCCATCGTTAAAACTGCGTTTTGGACAAGCCAAGCGATCGCTTACAGATCTGGATCAGCCCCATGGGTCAATGGATAAACGTTATGCGCAGA GAGATCCCTCGTTAAAACTACGTTTTGGACAAGCCAAGCGTTCGCTTACAGATCTGGATCTTAACGATGACAACGAGCCACATGGATTGATGGATAAGCGTTATGCTCAGA GAGATCCATCGTTAAAACTGCGTTTTGGTCAAGCCAAGCGTTCGCTTACAGATCTGGATCTTAACGATGACAACGAGCCACATGGGTTGATGGATAAGCGTTATGCTCAGA GAGATCCTTCGTTAAAACTGCGTTTTGGACAAGCCAAGCGTTCGCTTACAGATCTGGATCTTAACGATGACAACGAGCCACATGGGTTGATGGATAAGCGTTATGCTCAGA GAGATCCTTCGTTAAAACTGCGATTTGGACAAGCCAAGCGTTCGCTTACAGATTTGGATTTTGACGATGAAAACCAGCCACATGGGTTGATGGATAAGCGTTATGCTCAGA GGGATCCCACGACCAGGCTGCGATTTGGACAAGCCAAGCGTTCACTTACAAATCTGGATTTTAACGATGACAACGAGTCACATGGGTTAATGGATAAGCGTTATGCTCAGA GAGATCCCTCGTTAAAACTGCGTTTTGGACAAGCCAAGCGTTCGCTTCTTGACCTAGATTATCCCGAAGACTACCAGCCGGATGGGTTCATCGAGAAACGTAATGCTGAAG CCAATCTACCTGAAGATCAAGTGCCCCCTGGTCGGTACAACTTCGGTCTCGGACGTTAA
- the LOC134223885 gene encoding uncharacterized protein LOC134223885 isoform X2 gives MGRITSIGALVLLLACAIHCTDNIKSDKVKRSEDASEGLHSEQSKRSLPDAELQQASMSKRETQRDPSLKLRFGQAKRSLTDLDQPHESMDKRYAQRDPSLKLRFGQAKRSLTDLDLNDDNQPHGLMDKRFAQRDPSLKLRFGQAKRSLTDLDLNDDNEPHGLMDKRYAQRDPSLKLRFGQAKRSLTDLDLNDDNQPHGLMDKRYAQRDPSLKLRFGQAKRSLTDLDLNDDNEPHGLMDKRYAQRDPSLKLRFGQAKRSLTDLDLNDDNEPHGLMDKRYAQRDPSLKLRFGQAKRSLTDLDFDDENQPHGLMDKRYAQRDPTTRLRFGQAKRSLTNLDFNDDNESHGLMDKRYAQRDPSLKLRFGQAKRSLLDLDYPEDYQPDGFIEKRNAEANLPEDQVPPGRYNFGLGR, from the exons ATGGGGAGGATTACAAGCATTGGCGCACTTGTTCTCTTACTGGCATGCGCAATTCATTGCACGGACAACATTAAATCCGACAAAGTTAAGCGTTCCG AAGATGCTTCGGAAGGACTTCATTCTGAACAATCCAAGCGTTCACTTCCTGATGCAGAGCTGCAGCAAGCGTCGATGAGTAAGCGTGAAACTCAAA GAGATCCCTCGTTAAAACTGCGTTTTGGACAAGCCAAGCGTTCGCTTACAGATCTGGATCAGCCTCATGAGTCAATGGATAAGCGTTATGCTCAAA GAGATCCCTCGTTAAAACTACGTTTTGGACAAGCCAAGCGTTCGCTTACAGATCTGGATCTTAATGATGACAACCAGCCACATGGGTTGATGGATAAGCGTTTTGCTCAGA GAGATCCCTCGTTAAAACTACGTTTTGGACAAGCCAAGCGTTCGCTTACAGATCTGGATCTTAACGATGACAACGAGCCACATGGATTGATGGATAAGCGTTATGCTCAGA GAGATCCCTCGTTAAAACTGCGTTTTGGACAAGCCAAGCGTTCGCTTACAGATCTGGATCTTAATGATGACAACCAGCCACATGGGTTGATGGATAAGCGTTATGCTCAGA GAGATCCATCGTTAAAACTGCGTTTTGGTCAAGCCAAGCGTTCGCTTACAGATCTGGATCTTAACGATGACAACGAGCCACATGGGTTGATGGATAAGCGTTATGCTCAGA GAGATCCTTCGTTAAAACTGCGTTTTGGACAAGCCAAGCGTTCGCTTACAGATCTGGATCTTAACGATGACAACGAGCCACATGGGTTGATGGATAAGCGTTATGCTCAGA GAGATCCTTCGTTAAAACTGCGATTTGGACAAGCCAAGCGTTCGCTTACAGATTTGGATTTTGACGATGAAAACCAGCCACATGGGTTGATGGATAAGCGTTATGCTCAGA GGGATCCCACGACCAGGCTGCGATTTGGACAAGCCAAGCGTTCACTTACAAATCTGGATTTTAACGATGACAACGAGTCACATGGGTTAATGGATAAGCGTTATGCTCAGA GAGATCCCTCGTTAAAACTGCGTTTTGGACAAGCCAAGCGTTCGCTTCTTGACCTAGATTATCCCGAAGACTACCAGCCGGATGGGTTCATCGAGAAACGTAATGCTGAAG CCAATCTACCTGAAGATCAAGTGCCCCCTGGTCGGTACAACTTCGGTCTCGGACGTTAA
- the LOC134223885 gene encoding uncharacterized protein LOC134223885 isoform X8, which translates to MGRITSIGALVLLLACAIHCTDNIKSDKVKRSEDASEGLHSEQSKRSLPDAELQQASMSKRETQRDPSLKLRFGQAKRSLTDLDQPHESMDKRYAQRDPSLKLRFGQAKRSLTDLDLNDDNQPHGLMDKRFAQRDPSLKLRFGQAKRSLTDLDQPHGSMDKRYAQRDPSLKLRFGQAKRSLTDLDLNDDNEPHGLMDKRYAQRDPSLKLRFGQAKRSLTDLDLNDDNQPHGLMDKRYAQRDPSLKLRFGQAKRSLTDLDLNDDNEPHGLMDKRYAQRDPSLKLRFGQAKRSLTDLDLNDDNEPHGLMDKRYAQRDPSLKLRFGQAKRSLTDLDFDDENQPHGLMDKRYAQRDPSLKLRFGQAKRSLLDLDYPEDYQPDGFIEKRNAEANLPEDQVPPGRYNFGLGR; encoded by the exons ATGGGGAGGATTACAAGCATTGGCGCACTTGTTCTCTTACTGGCATGCGCAATTCATTGCACGGACAACATTAAATCCGACAAAGTTAAGCGTTCCG AAGATGCTTCGGAAGGACTTCATTCTGAACAATCCAAGCGTTCACTTCCTGATGCAGAGCTGCAGCAAGCGTCGATGAGTAAGCGTGAAACTCAAA GAGATCCCTCGTTAAAACTGCGTTTTGGACAAGCCAAGCGTTCGCTTACAGATCTGGATCAGCCTCATGAGTCAATGGATAAGCGTTATGCTCAAA GAGATCCCTCGTTAAAACTACGTTTTGGACAAGCCAAGCGTTCGCTTACAGATCTGGATCTTAATGATGACAACCAGCCACATGGGTTGATGGATAAGCGTTTTGCTCAGA GAGATCCATCGTTAAAACTGCGTTTTGGACAAGCCAAGCGATCGCTTACAGATCTGGATCAGCCCCATGGGTCAATGGATAAACGTTATGCGCAGA GAGATCCCTCGTTAAAACTACGTTTTGGACAAGCCAAGCGTTCGCTTACAGATCTGGATCTTAACGATGACAACGAGCCACATGGATTGATGGATAAGCGTTATGCTCAGA GAGATCCCTCGTTAAAACTGCGTTTTGGACAAGCCAAGCGTTCGCTTACAGATCTGGATCTTAATGATGACAACCAGCCACATGGGTTGATGGATAAGCGTTATGCTCAGA GAGATCCATCGTTAAAACTGCGTTTTGGTCAAGCCAAGCGTTCGCTTACAGATCTGGATCTTAACGATGACAACGAGCCACATGGGTTGATGGATAAGCGTTATGCTCAGA GAGATCCTTCGTTAAAACTGCGTTTTGGACAAGCCAAGCGTTCGCTTACAGATCTGGATCTTAACGATGACAACGAGCCACATGGGTTGATGGATAAGCGTTATGCTCAGA GAGATCCTTCGTTAAAACTGCGATTTGGACAAGCCAAGCGTTCGCTTACAGATTTGGATTTTGACGATGAAAACCAGCCACATGGGTTGATGGATAAGCGTTATGCTCAGA GAGATCCCTCGTTAAAACTGCGTTTTGGACAAGCCAAGCGTTCGCTTCTTGACCTAGATTATCCCGAAGACTACCAGCCGGATGGGTTCATCGAGAAACGTAATGCTGAAG CCAATCTACCTGAAGATCAAGTGCCCCCTGGTCGGTACAACTTCGGTCTCGGACGTTAA
- the LOC134223885 gene encoding short neuropeptide F-like isoform X10, producing the protein MGRITSIGALVLLLACAIHCTDNIKSDKVKRSEDASEGLHSEQSKRSLPDAELQQASMSKRETQRDPSLKLRFGQAKRSLTDLDQPHESMDKRYAQRDPSLKLRFGQAKRSLTDLDLNDDNEPHGLMDKRYAQRDPSLKLRFGQAKRSLTDLDLNDDNQPHGLMDKRYAQRDPSLKLRFGQAKRSLTDLDLNDDNEPHGLMDKRYAQRDPSLKLRFGQAKRSLTDLDLNDDNEPHGLMDKRYAQRDPSLKLRFGQAKRSLTDLDFDDENQPHGLMDKRYAQRDPTTRLRFGQAKRSLTNLDFNDDNESHGLMDKRYAQRDPSLKLRFGQAKRSLLDLDYPEDYQPDGFIEKRNAEANLPEDQVPPGRYNFGLGR; encoded by the exons ATGGGGAGGATTACAAGCATTGGCGCACTTGTTCTCTTACTGGCATGCGCAATTCATTGCACGGACAACATTAAATCCGACAAAGTTAAGCGTTCCG AAGATGCTTCGGAAGGACTTCATTCTGAACAATCCAAGCGTTCACTTCCTGATGCAGAGCTGCAGCAAGCGTCGATGAGTAAGCGTGAAACTCAAA GAGATCCCTCGTTAAAACTGCGTTTTGGACAAGCCAAGCGTTCGCTTACAGATCTGGATCAGCCTCATGAGTCAATGGATAAGCGTTATGCTCAAA GAGATCCCTCGTTAAAACTACGTTTTGGACAAGCCAAGCGTTCGCTTACAGATCTGGATCTTAACGATGACAACGAGCCACATGGATTGATGGATAAGCGTTATGCTCAGA GAGATCCCTCGTTAAAACTGCGTTTTGGACAAGCCAAGCGTTCGCTTACAGATCTGGATCTTAATGATGACAACCAGCCACATGGGTTGATGGATAAGCGTTATGCTCAGA GAGATCCATCGTTAAAACTGCGTTTTGGTCAAGCCAAGCGTTCGCTTACAGATCTGGATCTTAACGATGACAACGAGCCACATGGGTTGATGGATAAGCGTTATGCTCAGA GAGATCCTTCGTTAAAACTGCGTTTTGGACAAGCCAAGCGTTCGCTTACAGATCTGGATCTTAACGATGACAACGAGCCACATGGGTTGATGGATAAGCGTTATGCTCAGA GAGATCCTTCGTTAAAACTGCGATTTGGACAAGCCAAGCGTTCGCTTACAGATTTGGATTTTGACGATGAAAACCAGCCACATGGGTTGATGGATAAGCGTTATGCTCAGA GGGATCCCACGACCAGGCTGCGATTTGGACAAGCCAAGCGTTCACTTACAAATCTGGATTTTAACGATGACAACGAGTCACATGGGTTAATGGATAAGCGTTATGCTCAGA GAGATCCCTCGTTAAAACTGCGTTTTGGACAAGCCAAGCGTTCGCTTCTTGACCTAGATTATCCCGAAGACTACCAGCCGGATGGGTTCATCGAGAAACGTAATGCTGAAG CCAATCTACCTGAAGATCAAGTGCCCCCTGGTCGGTACAACTTCGGTCTCGGACGTTAA